A part of Plasmodium coatneyi strain Hackeri chromosome 8, complete sequence genomic DNA contains:
- a CDS encoding hypothetical protein (PV1H14015_P) produces the protein MKERTDRKSYFFIITLTVTLFISTWKHLYDSRTTANTWDKRALPQNSTLHTAPGRILKGDIEPGTQEQYKDIKERIINLLDEDDESFKERFDALAHDGIFRKEYDGLMSQYNLEKLSNALKRYHDFEKRVNPFKNNKRRKEIRSINNNNELDNQYDEFKYYYDDYEGTNRAFYYANDFLTRQRARRSRYRQPFRRKPKVKKNKRPRIFNYLNTAISKIKAKKPIADSIPYNNNEYRLKPSRNNRKNWYHMENFKFQLSLFSVKLLKAILIVLYYTTNEVIGLLFP, from the exons ATGAAAGAAAGGACAGACCGCAAATCATActtctttattattactcTTACCGttaccctttttatttcGACCTGGAAACACTTATATGAT tCACGCACCACTGCTAATACATGGGACAAAAGAGCCCTCCCTCAAAATAGCACCTTACACACAGCACCAGGTAGAATATTAAAGGGTGATATTGAACCAGGAACGCAGGAACAATATAAGGacataaaagaaagaattataAATTTGCTAGATGAAGATGATGAGTCATTCAAAGAAAGATTTGATGCATTGGCACACGATGGAATTTTTAGAAAAGAATATGATGGGTTGATGAGTCAGTACAACCTTGAAAAACTGTCGAATGCATTAAAACGGTATCATGACTTTGAAAAAAGAGTAAATCCcttcaaaaataataagcGTAGGAAAGAGATCAGAAGTATAAACAATAATAATGAGTTGGACAATCAATATGACGAATTCAAATATTACTATGACGATTATGAAGGAACAAATCGTGCATTCTATTATGCAAATGATTTCCTCACAAGGCAGAGAGCAAGAAGGAGCAGATATCGCCAACCGTTTAGAAGGAAAcctaaagtgaaaaaaaataaaaggccaagaatatttaattatttaaacACAGCTATTTCAAAGATAAAGGCAAAAAAGCCAATTGCTGATTCAATTCCTTATAACAATAATGAATATAGGCTTAAACCTAGTagaaataatagaaaaaactgGTATCacatggaaaattttaaattccaGCTTTCACTATTTTCtgtaaaattgttaaaagCAATTTTAATTGTACTATACTACACAACTAACGAAGTTATTGGTTTACTTTTTCCATAG